The following proteins come from a genomic window of Elusimicrobiota bacterium:
- a CDS encoding response regulator transcription factor → MAGAKVLVVEDDRDIAKILRYNLEKEGHQPLLAADGDAAVALFRREKPRLVLLDLMLPKVDGLEICRLIRQDDKQVPILMLTAKSTEVDKIVGLEMGADDYVTKPFSVREVMTRVKALLRRAAAGTAPLAGAMTAGALELDAERYELRLNKKPVALTGKEFELLKILWSARGKVLSREDVLERVWGIDRAADIDTRTVDQHVARIRAKLGAEKKRLRTVKSVGYCFSVE, encoded by the coding sequence ATGGCCGGCGCGAAAGTCCTGGTGGTCGAGGACGACCGCGACATCGCCAAAATCCTCCGCTACAACCTCGAAAAGGAAGGCCACCAACCCCTCCTGGCGGCGGACGGCGACGCCGCCGTGGCCCTCTTCCGCCGCGAAAAACCCCGCCTCGTCCTGCTCGACCTGATGCTGCCGAAAGTGGACGGGCTGGAAATTTGCCGCCTGATCCGGCAGGACGACAAGCAAGTCCCCATTTTGATGTTGACCGCCAAAAGCACCGAGGTCGACAAAATCGTGGGCCTCGAAATGGGCGCGGACGATTACGTGACGAAACCCTTTTCGGTGCGGGAAGTCATGACGCGGGTCAAGGCGTTGTTGCGGCGCGCGGCGGCGGGCACGGCCCCCTTGGCGGGCGCGATGACGGCCGGCGCCTTGGAATTGGACGCGGAACGCTACGAGCTGCGGCTCAACAAGAAGCCGGTGGCCCTGACGGGCAAGGAGTTCGAGCTCCTCAAAATCCTGTGGTCCGCGCGGGGCAAGGTCCTTTCCCGCGAAGACGTCCTGGAACGGGTGTGGGGCATCGACCGGGCGGCGGACATCGACACCCGCACCGTCGACCAGCACGTGGCGCGGATTCGCGCCAAGCTGGGGGCCGAAAAGAAACGGTTGCGCACCGTCAAGAGCGTGGGCTACTGCTTCAGCGTCGAATGA
- a CDS encoding response regulator: MTDTKGKIVIADDEVDITRIVKRMLELEGYTVWAANDGQAALDLYRQHKPDLLILDVSMPVKDGVAVCGEVRETDNQILLLMLTGQKKEQDKVIGLGAGADDYLTKPFGEKELMARVRSLFRRLGR, from the coding sequence ATGACCGACACCAAAGGCAAGATCGTCATCGCCGACGACGAAGTGGACATCACCCGCATCGTTAAGCGCATGCTCGAATTGGAGGGTTACACCGTCTGGGCCGCCAACGACGGCCAAGCCGCCCTCGACCTGTACCGTCAGCACAAGCCGGATTTGCTCATCCTGGACGTGTCCATGCCGGTGAAAGACGGCGTGGCCGTCTGCGGGGAAGTGCGGGAAACGGACAACCAGATCTTGCTGCTCATGCTCACCGGGCAAAAAAAAGAGCAGGACAAGGTCATCGGCCTCGGGGCCGGCGCCGACGACTACCTCACCAAGCCCTTCGGTGAAAAAGAGTTGATGGCCCGGGTCCGGTCCCTTTTCCGACGGCTGGGGCGTTAA
- the recR gene encoding recombination protein RecR, which yields MRRTWDNLVTAILGLPGVGPKMAERIALHLVRHEKDADALSAVLTEARARMKRCPLCGDLIETDGPPELCARCRDPLRDGRLLCVVEDVPDLAALERSGAYRGRYHVLGGALSALDGIGPEELRVEPLLQRVHRDGADEVILATNPTVEGETTAAYLADLLKTMNVRVTRLAAGLPAGAVIQYADEHTLAQAVTGRRAWT from the coding sequence GTGCGTCGCACCTGGGACAATTTGGTCACGGCCATTTTGGGCCTGCCCGGAGTCGGCCCCAAAATGGCCGAACGCATCGCCCTTCACCTCGTCCGGCACGAAAAAGACGCCGACGCCCTGTCCGCCGTTCTGACCGAGGCGCGGGCGCGCATGAAACGTTGCCCCCTTTGCGGGGACTTGATCGAGACCGACGGCCCGCCGGAACTTTGCGCCCGCTGCCGCGACCCCCTTCGGGACGGCCGGTTGCTCTGCGTGGTGGAGGACGTGCCCGATCTGGCGGCCTTGGAGCGCAGCGGGGCCTACCGGGGCCGCTACCACGTCCTGGGCGGCGCTCTGTCCGCTTTGGACGGCATCGGGCCCGAGGAACTGCGGGTCGAGCCTTTGCTGCAGCGCGTCCACCGGGACGGCGCGGACGAAGTGATTTTGGCCACCAACCCCACCGTCGAAGGCGAAACCACCGCGGCCTACCTGGCCGACCTCTTGAAAACGATGAACGTGCGCGTCACGCGCCTGGCGGCGGGACTGCCGGCCGGCGCGGTCATCCAATACGCCGATGAACACACCCTGGCCCAGGCCGTCACCGGCCGCCGGGCCTGGACTTGA